Genomic DNA from Desulfonema ishimotonii:
TTGAAAAATTTCTGATTGAACGCATATTTCTGAGAGGTATCTGTCAGCCAATGAACGTTTCTCTCACATGACTGCCTCTGTTTTTTGGAAAGGTTACAAACAATATACCCCATGATAACGGTGTCATCAAGCCGGAAAAAAGCAGGCTGACCATCGAACTCGACGAAGTATGGAGTTTTGTCGGAAAAAAAAATAAAAAGAGGGTATGTCTCGCACCCGACAGAAAATCCGGTCAGATAATCGGATTTCATGTCGGATCGCGGAACCGGAACGCCTCGAAAAAACTGTGGAAATCTCTGCCGGGTGTTTACCGCAGATGCGCAGTGTGTTATTCCGATTTTTGGGAAGCATATGAACAAATTATACCTGAAAACAGACACAGAGCTGTCGGAAAGGAAACAGGGCAGACGAATCATATCGAAAGATTCAACTGCACACTCTGTCAGCGCATTTCGCGACTGGTCAGAAAGACACTTTCTTTTTCCAAAAAAGAAGATATAGTCATCCAATTTAGGTTTTTCCCGGCGCATCTGTTGCAGGGCGCTTATGCACAGAATTTTATTCGGGGTAAGGCTCTCTCAGCCGAATTTTAATCAGATGATCTGACCTGAAATGTCCGGGCAATAATAATGCCCGGAAAAACCAAAGTTGGAGTACTATAATCATATCCGTTCAATACGTTATTTTATTTGGAATATTCAACACAGCATTACTTGTGTGGCACTACCCGAAATATTACCGGTTCCATATTTCAAATAACACTATTTGTCAGAAATCAATTCGGATGTTGCAGCACAGCAATCTGATTTTATAATTTCAGATTGCTGAAGAAATATGTTTTGCAGATTTATCAGACATCAATGGTTCGGTAATTTTTTGCGGTTTGCAGGCTGATTACCGTAAGTATTTTAAATTATTGAATTAGAATTTTGAAAAGATTGCGATTAACTTATTGAAATCATTGACTCCGAATTTTTTTACCGAACCATTGGGTTGGACTTTGGGCAAAATGTTCAAAAAAATCAGCTCGAATTAATAACCAACTGAATTTATTAACAGCAATGACTTTTCTCGCATTGCGTAACTTATTGAAATTACATAGCCTGTAAATTTTGTCCAAAGTCCAAATTGAGACATAGTGTGTATAAAATATGTTTTCAAAAGATAATTTGTAGTATATTCGATTCAATAAACATTGTCAGGTGTGATACGCAAACAGCTGATGGGAGAGAATGAGAGATGAATGGGTGCAGTCAGAAGCGATCAACGGTATTGATGATAGACGATGACAAGGACATCCGACAGCGTTTTCGCAACATTCTGGAAAAACACGGATACGAGATATCGGAAGCGGAAAATGGTCTTGCGGGGCTGGAAATGGTAAGAGAGAATCAGCCCGATCTGGTTATCGTCGGACTTCAGATGCAGGACTCTGACGGGCTGGATGTCCTGAAAAAAATCAGCGCAATATCAGCCGGAACACCCATTATCGCTGTGGCCGGAAGCCGTATGGCCAGTACTGTTGCAGAAGCGTTTCGGCTGGGAGCGTGGGATTGCCTCCTCAGACCGGTTGCCGATCTCTCTGTATTGCCGGACACAGTGAAAAAGGTGCTGGTACGCGCCCGGCTCATCCATGAAAAAGAGGCAGATCAGACCCGCATGACAGGGCAGATCGCCCGTCTGACAGAAGGTCTGAACGCGGCAGATGCAGAAATAGATCAGATCAACAGGCGGTTGCAACAGCTTGTCAAAAGCACAAGAGATCTCTCTGTCTGCGTCAATGTCAACCAGTTCGGTGCCAGACTCCTGGAGGAGTTCGGACGTCACATGTCCGCCACAGGCGGCAGCCTCTACCTGGCCGAAAAAAACGGGCTTCGCCTGGTACACACCCTTGACCCCGGTCACGCACCGGCCTTCATCCCTTACCCGATCCGTTCAGGGTCAATTTTCCAGCGCGCACTGGCCGAGGGACAGCCCATACTGATCAATGATGTCAAATCCTGCGGAAGTCTTGCGACAAGCGGCTGGTACTGCTACCGGAACGGCTCTGTCCTGGCCTTTCCGATTCCGGATGAAACCGGCAGGGTCTCCGGGATACTGTCCCTGCACAACAAGAAAGAACCGCCATTTATCGAACAGGATAAAAAAATCGGAACGATACTGGCATCATACAGTTGTGAAGCCCTGAAAGCCTCGCGGGCAACAGAGGCGCTTCAGGAAAGCGAGGAAAAGTTTCGGAGCATCAGCGCATCGGCCCACGATGCCATCATCATGGCGGATTCCGAAGGAAAAATTTCCTTCTGGAACCCGGCAGCAGAAAAGATCCTCGGCTATTCATGTCCTGAGGCGATTGGCAAAAACCTCTGTGACCTTATCGCACCGGAAGAATATCGCGGGGCGTATGAAGCGCTCCTGCGCCATCCGCCGGACACCGAAAAAAAAAAGCTCGTCCGCAAAAATTCGGAAATGACAGCGCTGAAAAAAAATATGACCCGGATATCTGTGGAACAGTCCGTTTCATCGGTGAAACTGGGGGGAAAATGGCATCTGGTGAGCTTTATCCGGGATATTTCGGAACGCCTCCGGACAGAAAACGAAACCCGGCGGCTGGAAGCCCGGCTCCGCCAAACTCAGAAAATGGAATCCCTGGGGACGCTGGCCGGGGGCATCGCCCATGATTTCAACAATATTCTCACCTCCATCGTCGGCTATACCGAGCTGACATTGAACGACCTGTCGGAAAACAGGCGGGCTGCCGAACGGTTAAGGGCGGTATTAAAAGCCGGGGAACGGGCGCGGGATCTGGTCCGTCAGATCCTGACCTTCAGCCGTATGAGCGACCAGCCCCGCACCCCGATACAAATCCACCTGATCGTCACAGAGGCCCTTAAACTGCTCCGTTCCTCGCTGCCCGTCACCATCGCGATCCGGGAAAATATCACTGATTCCGGTCAGCTCCTGGCAGATCCGACCCAGATTCACCAGGTTCTCATCAATCTCTGCACCAATGCCTGTCATGCCATGCAGAAAACAGGTGGCACGCTGACGGTCACGCTCCGTCCCGTAACCCTTGAGCAGCATCATGTGAAGAAGATCGCAGACCTTGCCCCCGGCCCTTATGTAAAGCTGATGGTCAGCGACACCGGCCACGGTATCCCCGGTGAAATTATGGACTGCATCTTTGATCCGTACTTCACAACCAAGAAAAAAGGGAAGGGCATCGGTCTCGGACTTGCGGTGGTTCATGGTATTGTCAAAAGCCATAAAGGGGCCATTACCGTGGAAAGCACGCCGGGAGAAGGGACCGTTTTCAGCATATACCACCCTGCGATTCAGAAAGAATGTGCCATTCCCATTGCCCGGAAAGCAGAGATGCCCATGGGAACGGAGCGGATACTGGTGGTGGATGATGAAAAGGATATTGCTCTGCTCGAACAGCAGATGCTGGAGTATCTCGGCTACCGGGTGACAGCATTTACGAGCAGCATCGAAGCCCTGCGAAACTTCCGGTCTGACCCGGATCGGTTCGATGCGGTGCTGACCGATATGACCATGCCCGGTATGACAGGCGACCGGCTGGCCCGGGAGATGCTGAAAATACGCCCTGATATTCCGGTGATCCTATGCACCGGCTTCAGCGAAAATATGGACAGGGCCAGGGCGGCAGTACTCGGTATAAAAAAATTCATAATGAAGCCGGTATTGCTCAGCGATATGGCGGTGGCGGTGCAGGAAGTGCTGAAGTGACAGCCTGCATCACTGCCCGCTGCCCGACCGGTCCGCACCTGGCAGGATCAGCTTCCGGTGGCGTCAGAGAAAATATTTTGACAAGCAGTTATACACATTGTAGATTATCCTATCGTCTTTATGGGGTGATCATCGTTCGTTACAGGCTGAGACTTCAGCGCCTCCGAAGAGTAACATTTCGATAATATAATGTTTTAACGCAGGGCAACCCACATAAAAAAACGGATCATCTGAACGGAAGGCGCAGATGACGGGGCAGTCAGTGCCTGCTGACGCGCCGGGCCGATGGCGGGTTTTCTGACTTCTGCGGAATGATATGGAAACCAACTGAATGAAAAAAATCAGCAATGAAGCGTTAACCCGGATCACCGATGCTCATGAACTCTGGCTGCGTTCAGACGGTAAAAAAGGGCACCGGGCTGATCTCTCAAAAACGGACCTTTCCGGAATTGAGATACCCGAAGCAAATCTGGTGCTGGCCAGCTTTCTGGAGGCCAACCTGTCCGGGGCGAATTTGCTGCTGGCCGACCTTTCACAGGCGACCCTCACGGGGGCAAATCTCTCCGGAGCGGAGCTGTCCGGGGCCGATCTCCTGCTGGCAGATTTTTCCGGCGCGGACCTTGCCGGCGCGGACCTCTCTGTTGCGGACCTGTCCGGGGCCAATCTGTCCAGAGCCTGTCTGGCTGCGGCATCGCTGCCCCAGACCGATTTTTCCGGTGCGGATCTCTCGGAGGCAAACCTCCTGGGAGCCGATCTGTCGGGGGCCAACCTCTCCGGCGCAAACCTCTCCGGGGCCAATCTCGCCCAGTCCCGCCTCTCCAACGTGAATTTATCCGGGGCGGATCTGACCCAGGCCAACCTCCTGCTGACATCCATCCACTGCACCAATTTCCACAATACGGCGCTGACCGGTGTGACCATTGACTCGCTGACCCTGCTGCAACTTCCCACAGAGGTTTCCCGGAAATTTCGGAACACCTTTCAGATTATTGAACTCGACCGGTCCGGCGAGTTTATGATCGTCCGCGAGATGGAATTTCCGGAGATCTATTACCGGGCAGGCCTCTCCATCCTGAGCTATTTCGCGGCATTTCTGAGGGGCCAGTATTCCCCGGATGAAATCCGAATCCGAATCGAGCTGCGGGGAAACATGGCCGCGCTGATCGTCGAGGCGGCCAGCCAGGAAATCAAAGGCCGGATTCAGGACGCCCTTGAAATCTACGGACTGGTTCTTCAGGGAAAACTGGTTGCAGACGCCCTGTCCGATGATGATGCCCAGATCATGCGGCTGGAGAGCAGTCTGGCATATACCCGGAAGCTGATGGCAGACGAGCGGCGGCTGACATCGCCTCAGCAGTCGGACGACGGGGTTGCGAATGCGGACATGCAGTGGCTGCGGGATCATGTGGGCAGTCTGCTGCAACATCCTGAAACCCGCATGGTGGCCGATGAAAAATATCTTTACGAACTGATTCCCCAGATCTTCGGAATCCGAAAATTTCAGGGTGTCATCAAGCGCCTGATGGATCAGAACAGCCGTATCCGTCCTGAGCTTTCAACCCTGTTTCAGAAACTGAGCGTCCGCACCCCCGATGGCGACGATATCCGCACAATGGAGAGCAGTCTGCTCAGAATCCGGAAAGAAGTGCCCGACGCATTCCGGGAGATTACCAGGGAATTTTATGATTCCGGTATCGAGGCCGCCAGTTCGGTGTGGGGAGAGGCGTTTTCACGGGTGCTGGACCGGCTGACCAACTGAGAAAGAGAGACAATGGCATTTTTTGACTGGATTGACGCCTACAGCGTGGGGATTGGGGAGATGGACCGGCAGCATCAGCGGCTGGTGGCGCTGCTGAATGAACTTTACGAAGCCATGTATGCCGGAAAGGGGCGGGAAGCGCTGGGAAAAGTACTATCGGGCCTGCGCACCTATACCCGGACCCATTTCACTGACGAAGAACGGATGATGCGGGCCTGCGGCTATCCGGGATATGCCGAACATCGCCGGATTCACGAGAAAATGCAGGCCAGAGTCGAGGAAATTTACACGCAGTTCAGGGACGACCGCATCTCCAGCCCGGTCCAGGTCAGCAATTTTTTCAAAAACTGGCTGGCCCGGCACATCCTTCAGACGGATATGAAATATGCGGCGTTTATTGCGGCCAGTAAAAAAACGACAGCCGGAGACAGGGAACGCTTTTTCTGAAAATCCGGAAGATACGCCAGGGCCGCCCTGCCCATTGACAGAAATTGAGGCTCCGATCATTTTTACACCATACGGATGAGGAACCAACGGTGAAGCGGATACGCCAGAGCAAACTTTTTTTCAGGGAAGGCAAATCGGACAAGGTCTATGAAACCGACCTCTGCCAGGTGTCCGATGACGAATATGTGGTAAATTTCCGTTACGGACGGCGGGGCAGTGCGCTGCGGGAAGGCACGAAGACCGTATTTCCTGTCCCGCGCCCGGATGCCGAAAAAATCTTTGAAAATCTCGTCCGCAGCAAGGTGAAAAAAGGCTACAAAGCCGCGCTTTCGGATGCCACAGCACCGGACGTGTCCGCAGATACCGGACCGGCGTCAGCCATTCTCAGATGGCTGAAAACAGCGGTGGCGGGGCAAAAGCCGAAAAACAGAGAGTGGCCGCTCTCCAGGGTGATCTGGCGGGCGGGTGAGCTGAAAATGGCCGGGGCCGTGCCATATCTGGTGCAACTGGCGGACCAGGGCGATGAGATGACCCGGTACTGCACGGCCTGGGCTTTGGGCCGCTGTGCTTCGGAGGGGGATGATGCCGCGCTGAAGGTGCTTACGGCTTACCATACGGGCCCGGATGCGGGAGACAGTGTAAGGCGGATCGCCACCGCCGCCCTGCTGAAGCTGCAACATCAGGAATCCCCGATTGCCGAAACCCTGCGGAACGCGCTTCCCGATGACCTGTGCACAGCGCTTTCAGATGGCGATCCCGACGCGCTCCGAACAAAACTGGAAACCGCCCCGGCCGACTGTCTGACCACCCTCTACCTGCTGTCAGAGCTGTATCCCGCGATCCGGCAGGTGCTTAAGGATATTCTGACAGACCTGCCCCTGAAGCCTGGCTATTTCAGGTCGGTGCGCCACATCTTCAAGCTGGCAGAGTTCGGGGAGGATCACGAGTTCCACGGTCTGCTCGCCTATCGCTTTGAAAAGACCGGGGCCTTTTACCGAAGCAGTGATTACGGCTATTCGATGGTCGGCAGTGAATATATTAATGTCACAGAAGAGCAGCAAAAGGACCACCCGCGAGTCGCCTATTCCGACCGGACGCGGAATTATCTGAAACGGCGCATTCTGCGAAACCTGAAACAAACCGGAGAGGCCGGAGATGCAGCGGCATATACGGGCATGGCCACCGAACTGCTGCTGATGTTCAGCGACGAGGAAGATGCGGGCCAGCCCTATGTCCGGTATGAATACCACTACGACTATGACACATGGGAGTCCCACACCGAAAGAATTCACCACGACATCTACGCCCCCTGCCTGACGTTCAATTATATTCTTTACGCCAACAGCCCGCGCTACACTTACAAAAAAGGCAGCGCGGCATGGCAGTGTGTGCCGCCCTGGGAACCCGGAAACAAAGCCCCGAAAGGCCGCGAAGAGGCATTTCCCCGGCTGTGGGAAGCATCCCCGGATAACCTGCTGAACCTGCTCTGTCACAGCCGGTCCGGCAAGGTCCATGAATTTGCGGCCAAAGCCTTCCGGGATGTGCCGGACTTCAGGACACGGGGCAGCGTCGGACAGATCATTCTGATGCTTGCCGTGCCCTATGCCGAGACCAACCGGCTGGCCCTGACCCTGGCGAGGAAGAGATATTCGCCGGACCAGCCGGACAGGGCGCTGGTGCTGGCCCTGCTCCGGTGCCCCTATAAACAGGCCCGCAATACCGCCGGGCAGTGGATCGAGGACCAGTTCCCCCTCTTTTTCAGCGACACCGGCTTCGTGAGTCAGGCCATCCTCTGCCGTCCGCCGGACATCCGCGCATGGCTGAGAGGCTTGCTTCCGATGGCCGACTTTTCGGACCAGCAGCAAAAGGAAATCATCAGCCGCGTGATCTCGGCCCTGTTCGCTTTGACAGAAGAGGCTGACGACGCCGATTTCATCCGCGATGTGGGCGAGATGCTCCTGCTCTCCTTTCCGGATCATATGTATACGCTGGGGGCAGATGTTCTCCGCGACCTGCTGAGCCAACCGTCCGATGCCTTGCAGATGCTGGGGGCCAGAGTGCTGCTGAAGCACCGGACGCCGCCGGAAAAATTGCCCGGAGACCTCTTCACCGCCCTGCTGAACGCCTCCTCCGGCCAGGTCCGGGCCATGGGCGTTCAGCTCTTCGGCAGGCTGAGCGATGCCATCCTGCTGGAAAAACGGACCGTGCTGATGAGCCTCTGCATCTCGGAATACCCCGAAGTCCGGGCAGCG
This window encodes:
- a CDS encoding pentapeptide repeat-containing protein, which translates into the protein MKKISNEALTRITDAHELWLRSDGKKGHRADLSKTDLSGIEIPEANLVLASFLEANLSGANLLLADLSQATLTGANLSGAELSGADLLLADFSGADLAGADLSVADLSGANLSRACLAAASLPQTDFSGADLSEANLLGADLSGANLSGANLSGANLAQSRLSNVNLSGADLTQANLLLTSIHCTNFHNTALTGVTIDSLTLLQLPTEVSRKFRNTFQIIELDRSGEFMIVREMEFPEIYYRAGLSILSYFAAFLRGQYSPDEIRIRIELRGNMAALIVEAASQEIKGRIQDALEIYGLVLQGKLVADALSDDDAQIMRLESSLAYTRKLMADERRLTSPQQSDDGVANADMQWLRDHVGSLLQHPETRMVADEKYLYELIPQIFGIRKFQGVIKRLMDQNSRIRPELSTLFQKLSVRTPDGDDIRTMESSLLRIRKEVPDAFREITREFYDSGIEAASSVWGEAFSRVLDRLTN
- a CDS encoding bacteriohemerythrin, with translation MAFFDWIDAYSVGIGEMDRQHQRLVALLNELYEAMYAGKGREALGKVLSGLRTYTRTHFTDEERMMRACGYPGYAEHRRIHEKMQARVEEIYTQFRDDRISSPVQVSNFFKNWLARHILQTDMKYAAFIAASKKTTAGDRERFF
- a CDS encoding response regulator: MNGCSQKRSTVLMIDDDKDIRQRFRNILEKHGYEISEAENGLAGLEMVRENQPDLVIVGLQMQDSDGLDVLKKISAISAGTPIIAVAGSRMASTVAEAFRLGAWDCLLRPVADLSVLPDTVKKVLVRARLIHEKEADQTRMTGQIARLTEGLNAADAEIDQINRRLQQLVKSTRDLSVCVNVNQFGARLLEEFGRHMSATGGSLYLAEKNGLRLVHTLDPGHAPAFIPYPIRSGSIFQRALAEGQPILINDVKSCGSLATSGWYCYRNGSVLAFPIPDETGRVSGILSLHNKKEPPFIEQDKKIGTILASYSCEALKASRATEALQESEEKFRSISASAHDAIIMADSEGKISFWNPAAEKILGYSCPEAIGKNLCDLIAPEEYRGAYEALLRHPPDTEKKKLVRKNSEMTALKKNMTRISVEQSVSSVKLGGKWHLVSFIRDISERLRTENETRRLEARLRQTQKMESLGTLAGGIAHDFNNILTSIVGYTELTLNDLSENRRAAERLRAVLKAGERARDLVRQILTFSRMSDQPRTPIQIHLIVTEALKLLRSSLPVTIAIRENITDSGQLLADPTQIHQVLINLCTNACHAMQKTGGTLTVTLRPVTLEQHHVKKIADLAPGPYVKLMVSDTGHGIPGEIMDCIFDPYFTTKKKGKGIGLGLAVVHGIVKSHKGAITVESTPGEGTVFSIYHPAIQKECAIPIARKAEMPMGTERILVVDDEKDIALLEQQMLEYLGYRVTAFTSSIEALRNFRSDPDRFDAVLTDMTMPGMTGDRLAREMLKIRPDIPVILCTGFSENMDRARAAVLGIKKFIMKPVLLSDMAVAVQEVLK